In a single window of the Thermofilum uzonense genome:
- a CDS encoding CDC48 family AAA ATPase: protein MSSTPEVVLRVAEARPRDVGRGIVRIDRGAMSKLGVDPGDVVEIEGKKITVAIVWPQALEDEGAGIVRMDGLIRRNAGVAIGDQVKIRKAKVAPAKRVVLAPTLKMGFEIVPDLLEYVKSKLLGRPVIRGDIVEIPVFSASLQFTVVSTFPAQAVQVTEETEISIRSEPVSGELTIPRITYEDIGDLEEAKQKIREMVELPLRHPELFKHLGIDPPKGVLFYGPPGTGKTLLAKAVANETGAYFTAINGPEIMSKFYGESEQRLREIFEEATKNAPAIIFIDEIDAIAPKREEVTGEVEKRVVAQLLALMDGLKERGQVIVIAATNRPDDIDPALRRPGRFDREIAFPVPDKRARREILQVHTRNMPLAEDVNLDELAEITHGFTGADLAALCREAAMRALRRVLPKIKIETEKIPAEILNELKVTRMDFMDALKEIQPSALREVYIEVPEVHWSDIGGLDDVKQQLREAVEWPLKHPEYFKEMGIDPPKGILLYGPPGTGKTLLAKAVATESEANFIGVKGPEVLSKWVGESERAIREIFRKARQAAPCIIFFDEIDSIVPRRGQRYDAGVTDRIVNQLLTEMDGLERLEGVVVIAATNRPDIIDPALLRPGRFDRLIYVPPPDEKARLEIFKVHTKRMPLAEDVDLAELAKRTEGYTGADIAAVCREAAISALREAGKPTKVTMKYFLKALESVKPSVTKEDLEKYKRIAEEFRRMLS from the coding sequence ATGTCTAGTACTCCAGAAGTAGTTTTACGAGTTGCAGAGGCGCGTCCACGGGACGTAGGACGGGGAATAGTGAGGATTGACAGAGGTGCAATGAGTAAGCTTGGTGTCGACCCCGGGGATGTAGTAGAGATCGAGGGTAAGAAAATTACAGTTGCGATTGTATGGCCGCAGGCATTAGAGGATGAAGGCGCTGGCATAGTACGTATGGACGGTCTTATTCGCCGTAATGCTGGTGTGGCAATTGGAGATCAGGTGAAAATCAGGAAGGCAAAAGTCGCTCCAGCTAAACGGGTGGTTTTAGCTCCGACGCTTAAGATGGGGTTCGAGATAGTGCCTGATCTCTTAGAATACGTTAAGAGCAAGCTGTTGGGACGACCTGTCATAAGGGGGGACATTGTTGAGATACCGGTATTCAGTGCATCTCTCCAATTCACTGTTGTTTCAACGTTTCCAGCACAAGCGGTTCAAGTCACTGAGGAGACAGAGATTTCCATCAGAAGCGAGCCAGTGAGTGGAGAGCTTACTATTCCACGCATAACTTACGAGGATATAGGGGATCTTGAGGAGGCTAAGCAGAAAATTAGAGAGATGGTTGAGCTTCCGCTACGTCATCCTGAACTCTTCAAACACCTGGGTATTGACCCGCCTAAGGGTGTTCTCTTTTATGGTCCTCCAGGTACTGGTAAGACCCTGCTAGCCAAGGCTGTGGCGAATGAGACGGGTGCATACTTTACAGCCATTAATGGCCCGGAGATTATGAGTAAGTTTTACGGGGAGAGCGAGCAGAGGCTCCGCGAGATCTTTGAGGAAGCCACCAAGAATGCTCCCGCTATTATATTTATCGACGAGATTGACGCAATAGCTCCCAAGCGAGAAGAAGTAACAGGAGAAGTCGAGAAAAGAGTAGTAGCACAACTACTAGCCCTGATGGATGGTTTGAAGGAGAGGGGTCAAGTAATAGTTATCGCTGCTACTAATAGGCCTGATGATATCGACCCCGCGCTTCGGAGACCTGGCCGGTTTGACAGGGAGATAGCGTTCCCGGTTCCCGATAAGAGAGCCCGAAGAGAAATACTTCAGGTTCACACGAGAAACATGCCGCTTGCCGAAGACGTGAACCTTGACGAGTTAGCTGAGATAACACATGGCTTTACGGGTGCGGATCTAGCAGCTCTATGCCGCGAAGCTGCTATGCGGGCTTTAAGGAGAGTTTTGCCTAAGATAAAGATTGAAACCGAAAAGATTCCTGCAGAAATACTAAACGAGTTAAAGGTAACTAGGATGGATTTCATGGATGCCTTAAAAGAGATCCAGCCAAGTGCGCTCCGGGAGGTTTACATAGAGGTTCCTGAGGTTCATTGGAGTGATATAGGGGGACTGGATGACGTTAAGCAGCAGTTACGCGAGGCTGTAGAGTGGCCATTAAAACACCCTGAATACTTCAAGGAAATGGGTATTGACCCGCCTAAGGGTATACTGCTCTATGGTCCTCCAGGTACTGGTAAGACCCTGCTAGCCAAGGCTGTAGCGACGGAGAGCGAGGCAAACTTCATCGGGGTCAAAGGTCCAGAAGTTTTAAGCAAGTGGGTTGGGGAGAGCGAGAGGGCTATTAGGGAGATATTCAGGAAGGCAAGACAAGCCGCTCCCTGTATAATCTTCTTTGATGAGATTGACTCCATAGTGCCAAGGAGGGGGCAGAGGTACGACGCCGGGGTTACAGATAGAATAGTCAACCAGCTTTTGACCGAGATGGATGGTCTTGAGCGTCTTGAGGGTGTCGTGGTTATAGCTGCTACTAATAGGCCTGACATTATTGACCCCGCCCTCTTAAGGCCTGGGAGGTTTGACAGGCTCATATACGTCCCGCCGCCAGACGAGAAGGCCAGGCTTGAAATATTCAAGGTGCACACCAAGAGGATGCCCCTAGCAGAAGACGTAGACCTAGCAGAACTAGCCAAAAGAACAGAAGGATACACAGGAGCAGACATCGCCGCTGTTTGTCGCGAGGCTGCGATCAGCGCCTTACGCGAGGCCGGTAAACCTACAAAAGTTACAATGAAATACTTCTTGAAAGCTCTTGAAAGCGTAAAGCCGAGCGTTACCAAGGAAGATCTCGAAAAGTACAAGAGGATAGCAGAAGAGTTTAGGAGAATGCTTAGCTAG
- a CDS encoding 4Fe-4S dicluster domain-containing protein: protein MSRPIYFAGLSLTSPRGVSSEDVVLYNIPEFATAYKEKFGVFFLPTVTDSELSFERNKTRILVHYFSSWKDYVIVTRPFSFSVEEVEAIARKIREESKVIASIAASRLSSLTRLSSRFMGIVDGFEIDLGLTSLLIGEHRSFESYAIDVIEEFVSVSKRPVFVKVSPSVQLSSEFLENLRQTGIAGMVFTPHIVYSIGREFFRVHSPYLSKLYALIWAKLIASTDIPTAYISDIPEHLLGEVSVEKTFDILLFDTALLSTLVDMPGVVELDKEMPIRWRYIPDPLRPAIDVVREPQCLNVCPYRAFSKEKNLHDSPSGLAVADEKCNVCGLCLSSCKDVKLMATLTPE from the coding sequence TTGTCAAGACCTATATACTTCGCTGGTCTATCCTTGACCTCTCCCAGGGGCGTCAGCAGTGAGGATGTGGTGCTCTATAATATCCCAGAGTTCGCAACGGCATACAAAGAAAAGTTCGGCGTCTTTTTTTTGCCCACAGTAACAGACTCAGAATTGAGTTTCGAGAGAAATAAGACCCGAATACTCGTACACTATTTTTCTTCATGGAAGGACTATGTGATTGTCACGCGTCCATTCTCTTTTTCCGTGGAAGAGGTTGAAGCAATAGCTAGAAAAATACGAGAGGAATCAAAAGTGATAGCGTCGATCGCAGCATCGAGACTATCTTCACTTACAAGACTCTCGTCCCGCTTCATGGGGATCGTGGACGGTTTTGAAATCGACCTGGGTCTCACGAGTCTTCTCATTGGTGAACATAGGAGTTTCGAATCCTATGCTATAGATGTTATCGAAGAGTTCGTTTCTGTCTCTAAAAGACCTGTTTTTGTGAAGGTTTCGCCGAGCGTACAATTAAGCAGTGAATTCCTAGAAAATTTGAGGCAAACCGGTATTGCAGGAATGGTCTTTACGCCTCACATCGTATATTCGATTGGTAGAGAGTTTTTTAGAGTTCATTCACCATACCTATCGAAATTATATGCTCTAATATGGGCTAAGCTGATCGCTAGCACAGATATTCCAACAGCTTATATTAGCGACATTCCAGAACACCTACTCGGAGAGGTGTCGGTTGAGAAAACATTCGATATATTATTGTTCGACACGGCTCTTCTCTCCACTCTTGTTGATATGCCTGGAGTAGTAGAATTAGACAAAGAGATGCCTATTAGGTGGAGGTATATCCCTGACCCTCTAAGACCTGCCATTGACGTAGTACGTGAGCCACAGTGTCTCAATGTTTGTCCTTATAGAGCTTTTTCCAAGGAAAAGAACCTCCATGATTCTCCCTCAGGTCTAGCGGTTGCAGACGAAAAGTGTAATGTTTGTGGCTTGTGTCTCTCAAGTTGTAAGGACGTTAAACTTATGGCGACTCTTACGCCTGAGTAG
- the pth2 gene encoding peptidyl-tRNA hydrolase Pth2, which yields MKQVIVVRRDLQMGRGKMVAQGAHASLGAFLEAQRMKPEWVERWLESGQKKIVVRVESLEELLSVYEEAKSLGLPVSLVRDMGLTQLEPGTITSVGIGPAPASLLDKVTGKLKLL from the coding sequence ATCAAGCAGGTCATAGTGGTTAGACGGGATCTCCAAATGGGAAGAGGCAAAATGGTAGCTCAGGGTGCACACGCTTCCCTTGGCGCGTTCCTGGAGGCTCAAAGGATGAAGCCCGAGTGGGTAGAAAGATGGCTTGAAAGCGGGCAGAAGAAGATAGTAGTTAGGGTCGAGTCCCTTGAAGAGCTTCTAAGTGTTTATGAGGAGGCTAAAAGCCTAGGCTTACCCGTTTCACTAGTAAGAGATATGGGATTAACGCAACTCGAGCCTGGTACGATAACGTCCGTTGGCATAGGTCCTGCACCTGCAAGCCTTCTGGACAAGGTCACCGGGAAGCTTAAACTACTATGA
- the truD gene encoding tRNA pseudouridine(13) synthase TruD has translation MVRPALAELDNLLEMRYYGLDSDGIGGRIRREIDDFIVQEISIDGIKATSLCTNLPKGSGEYTWVVVEKRGLDSVTAVQRIQRYLNVRKKDIGFAGLKDTSAVTFQFVSIKGVINEELIEEFNKSNTRIKIHCPFRRPFALRPGLLFGNEFTVRVREADGSNLKRLTEELKEVSYIPNYVGYQRFGSIRPITHIVGKNIVMGNFKEAVEELLLRIFPYESDIAKKAREYLASTGDYIGTLEIFPKSMKSERSVIAHLAKRPNDYVGALRSISSYIRKLYVGAYQAYLFNKVLSRRIEEDLSWMLPSPGDYVGIFPSTYHHEYTSVLVANEANIDKLRKLVLDGRALLLLPIFGYNTQLSQGKQGEIERIILKEEGIDVTRFYVKSIPEASSAGTYRPAGLKPLDLRIHEDGDDIIFSFALRKGMYATTLLREFIKPKDPVLQGF, from the coding sequence ATGGTTCGTCCAGCTCTGGCAGAACTCGACAACCTTTTAGAAATGAGATACTATGGCCTGGACTCTGATGGTATAGGGGGAAGAATACGTAGAGAGATAGACGACTTCATTGTGCAAGAAATAAGCATCGATGGTATTAAAGCCACTTCTCTTTGCACCAATCTTCCAAAGGGAAGCGGAGAATACACATGGGTAGTTGTCGAGAAGAGAGGTCTAGACTCGGTTACTGCTGTACAAAGAATACAAAGATATCTGAATGTGAGGAAGAAAGACATCGGATTTGCAGGTCTAAAAGACACATCAGCGGTAACTTTCCAATTTGTATCCATTAAAGGGGTCATAAATGAAGAACTAATCGAGGAATTCAACAAGTCAAATACACGGATAAAAATACATTGTCCCTTCCGGCGACCATTTGCGCTGCGGCCTGGCCTTCTTTTTGGTAACGAATTCACCGTACGTGTAAGAGAGGCTGATGGAAGCAACTTAAAAAGGTTAACAGAGGAGCTGAAAGAAGTGAGTTACATTCCAAACTATGTTGGCTATCAACGGTTTGGCAGCATAAGACCTATCACTCATATCGTTGGAAAAAACATAGTTATGGGAAACTTTAAAGAAGCCGTAGAGGAGCTTCTATTAAGGATTTTTCCTTATGAATCAGACATCGCTAAAAAAGCAAGAGAATATCTTGCATCAACGGGCGACTACATAGGAACTTTAGAAATCTTTCCTAAGAGTATGAAGAGCGAGAGAAGCGTGATAGCCCACCTTGCCAAAAGGCCTAACGACTATGTTGGGGCTCTCAGAAGCATCTCTAGCTACATCAGAAAGCTCTACGTTGGAGCATACCAGGCCTATCTCTTTAACAAGGTTCTAAGCAGAAGAATAGAGGAGGACCTCTCTTGGATGCTCCCCTCCCCTGGCGATTACGTTGGCATTTTCCCAAGCACATACCATCACGAGTATACTTCAGTACTTGTAGCTAACGAAGCTAATATAGATAAACTTCGCAAGCTTGTATTGGATGGAAGAGCACTGCTTCTCCTGCCGATATTTGGGTATAATACTCAACTGTCTCAGGGTAAACAGGGCGAAATAGAGAGGATCATACTCAAGGAAGAGGGGATAGATGTTACACGTTTCTACGTGAAAAGTATACCTGAAGCCTCCTCGGCTGGTACTTACCGCCCTGCGGGTCTCAAGCCCCTAGATCTAAGAATACACGAAGATGGAGATGATATTATTTTCTCATTTGCTTTAAGGAAGGGAATGTATGCGACAACACTCTTGCGTGAATTTATAAAGCCAAAAGACCCTGTCTTACAGGGTTTTTAA
- a CDS encoding adenosine-specific kinase: MNNGVKIEIIDMILPEKSNIIIGQTHFIKSVEDIAEAVVTSVPGIKFGLAFNEASGDRLIRWDGNDEELKNAAIQNAQRIGAGHVFVLLIRDAWPINVLSKLRNIDEIAHIFCATANPVQVIVAETVQGRGVLGVIDGYTVVGVETETDKRKRIEFLRKIGYKRG; encoded by the coding sequence ATGAACAATGGGGTCAAAATCGAAATTATCGATATGATTCTGCCGGAGAAGTCTAACATTATAATCGGCCAGACCCACTTCATAAAGAGCGTTGAAGACATAGCCGAGGCAGTGGTTACGAGTGTTCCAGGAATAAAATTCGGGCTAGCCTTCAACGAGGCCAGCGGTGATAGGCTCATCAGGTGGGATGGAAACGATGAAGAGTTGAAAAATGCCGCAATTCAGAATGCGCAGAGAATAGGCGCTGGACATGTTTTCGTCTTGTTGATCCGAGATGCTTGGCCTATAAACGTGCTTAGCAAGTTAAGAAACATAGACGAAATAGCACATATCTTTTGTGCAACAGCAAACCCTGTCCAGGTCATTGTCGCCGAGACCGTGCAGGGTAGAGGGGTTTTGGGAGTAATTGATGGTTACACTGTCGTGGGTGTGGAGACGGAGACGGACAAAAGGAAGAGAATCGAATTTCTCAGGAAAATTGGCTATAAGCGCGGCTAG
- a CDS encoding ribosomal protein L13e, giving the protein MSGKTPVPLPPQPQVSPVPLKRYGGIVAKSARTGRGFSLGEIKAINLSEREARLLGIRVDTRRKTVHEENIKTLKEYLSNLKKQLEEGANLPKPALPTFVVSKSDPSRVFKGKTSAGRRGRGLQSLKYRYTHHYKWKKKKRERLLKKRHEAARTKGGD; this is encoded by the coding sequence ATGTCGGGAAAAACTCCTGTGCCTCTGCCTCCACAACCACAAGTAAGTCCAGTTCCCCTGAAGCGATATGGTGGAATAGTTGCAAAATCGGCTAGGACAGGCAGAGGATTTAGTCTTGGAGAAATAAAAGCTATTAATCTAAGCGAGAGAGAAGCCCGACTCCTAGGCATAAGAGTCGACACCAGGCGCAAAACTGTACATGAGGAAAACATCAAGACCCTAAAAGAATACCTCTCAAACCTTAAAAAACAGCTTGAGGAGGGCGCAAATCTCCCGAAACCGGCATTACCGACCTTCGTGGTCTCCAAGTCCGACCCATCACGTGTTTTCAAAGGAAAGACTTCTGCAGGCAGAAGAGGTCGCGGTCTACAATCTCTGAAATACAGGTACACGCACCATTATAAATGGAAAAAGAAGAAAAGAGAACGATTACTGAAGAAGAGGCATGAGGCTGCTAGAACTAAGGGAGGAGATTAA
- a CDS encoding TGS domain-containing protein produces the protein MPTNLPAEAKSKWKKAMDAKTPEEKLQALQEFLSAVPKHKGTERLRMQVTRQIAALRREIELKRKKKVGGGEQFFVEKEGDIQVVVLGYPGPGREAVFRCITGIEVTDSKKPIPGMKTWEGVYFQIISAPPLFGDASSQSRLMALARNADAIILALDMVPGVESEVKALLDALEESRIAWKKPRASVEIERRSTGGVVVIGELEGTTLQDVAALLRDYGIYHAVVKVTGKATLDDVEEALFGEIAYKPTIVVLYSPGDHIQDAEVVRGTLESEFGIPVHLIKGCETIDFGRMAEYIFRELDLIRVYTRNPRTGEVEERPIVVRRGAKVIEVARIIHSQLGESFKYAWVWSNRFTFNPRKVGKDFELGDGDIIQIAGG, from the coding sequence ATGCCCACGAATCTCCCAGCCGAGGCAAAGAGTAAATGGAAGAAAGCTATGGACGCGAAGACGCCAGAGGAAAAACTTCAAGCTCTACAGGAGTTCCTCTCTGCCGTCCCGAAGCACAAGGGGACGGAAAGACTTCGCATGCAGGTTACTCGTCAAATTGCTGCACTCCGAAGAGAAATAGAACTCAAGAGAAAGAAAAAGGTTGGCGGCGGTGAACAATTCTTTGTAGAAAAAGAGGGCGATATCCAGGTAGTTGTGCTGGGCTATCCCGGACCCGGTCGTGAGGCTGTGTTTCGCTGCATCACCGGGATAGAAGTTACAGATTCCAAGAAGCCTATTCCAGGCATGAAAACTTGGGAGGGTGTATACTTCCAAATAATCAGTGCCCCACCACTTTTCGGCGACGCTTCATCGCAATCTCGTTTGATGGCTTTAGCACGAAATGCCGATGCAATCATTTTAGCCCTCGACATGGTACCGGGAGTAGAAAGCGAGGTTAAGGCTTTGCTTGACGCCCTGGAAGAGTCTAGGATAGCTTGGAAGAAGCCGCGAGCAAGCGTCGAAATAGAGAGAAGATCGACGGGAGGAGTTGTCGTGATAGGTGAACTCGAGGGCACAACACTCCAAGATGTAGCGGCTCTCCTTCGCGATTATGGAATTTACCATGCCGTTGTCAAAGTTACTGGAAAAGCCACGTTAGACGATGTTGAGGAGGCATTATTCGGGGAAATAGCTTACAAGCCCACCATTGTTGTTCTTTACTCGCCAGGAGACCATATCCAGGACGCGGAAGTAGTGCGTGGAACACTCGAGAGTGAATTTGGTATTCCTGTACACCTCATTAAAGGTTGTGAAACCATAGATTTCGGAAGGATGGCCGAATATATTTTCCGAGAGTTGGACCTGATAAGGGTTTACACACGTAATCCTAGAACGGGAGAGGTGGAAGAAAGACCCATCGTGGTGAGACGTGGAGCTAAGGTAATCGAAGTGGCGAGAATCATACATTCGCAGCTAGGCGAGAGTTTCAAGTATGCTTGGGTCTGGAGCAACCGCTTCACATTCAATCCGCGTAAAGTTGGAAAAGATTTTGAGCTGGGAGATGGTGATATCATTCAAATTGCTGGCGGGTAA
- a CDS encoding zinc ribbon domain-containing protein encodes MCKNCGLEINADINACLNIARKAVDVLMRGRNK; translated from the coding sequence GTGTGCAAGAACTGCGGCCTCGAGATCAACGCGGACATCAACGCATGCTTAAACATCGCCAGGAAAGCAGTAGATGTTCTCATGCGAGGGAGAAACAAATAG
- a CDS encoding LSM domain-containing protein — MKSQSKTMLPLEYLKHHNGKNVFVKLKDGSEYMGKLMIADPSMNVVLTDAKEVTETNKILAIFGNVFIRGSNLLFISIEPEKVRFLEPEQPKPEEQQEQKKEEED, encoded by the coding sequence ATGAAATCCCAATCGAAGACAATGCTTCCTCTTGAATATCTGAAGCACCATAATGGGAAAAACGTCTTTGTAAAGTTGAAAGACGGCTCTGAATACATGGGCAAGCTCATGATTGCCGACCCCTCTATGAATGTGGTGCTCACAGATGCCAAGGAGGTTACAGAGACAAACAAGATTCTTGCCATTTTCGGCAACGTATTCATACGGGGAAGCAACCTCCTCTTCATCTCGATCGAGCCTGAAAAAGTAAGGTTCCTAGAGCCAGAGCAGCCTAAACCTGAGGAGCAACAGGAACAGAAGAAGGAAGAGGAGGATTAG
- a CDS encoding tRNA(Met) cytidine acetyltransferase TmcA, with translation MPLIPKEHLDEVHDELIKARREHHRRLLVILSDDDSRLVTAALDFLYELRDFVGEDPILYTYHAFYSDGGMRRELFARGVPKDLNIEYVSYHQLDVILGRTYSLCIADLLNNLEPNDLGRLMGVVRGGGLYILLLPSQQRIFETITRFQSNLIVPGYTPDQLKRYFTQRLLKKLYEHNGIAIYDADNRYFLRKFSQEKTSDYTSREIIIPEKTRIPLKVYKLALTQDQVEVLKRFEFLYAKSLKKQVLVLTADRGRGKSSVVGIGLGWLVHRLRRAKGKCKVVVTSPSETNVQEVFRFADRVLRLYNHPVELTHSENRIVGISGKGIDISYVPPLEALKSRGDVLVVDEAAAIPVTMLFKFLERYDKIVFSTTIHGYEGAGRGFSVRFLTRLRARNDVEVIEYEMDEPIRYAKQDPIEEWIFDTLLLDAEPAQLTDEDIKAINETNLLYQVPDEKKLFLENEDELRQFVGIYIMAHYRNNPNDLGIMMEAPHHFTRIVKTPSGKVVVSLELAIEGPLGPDLSRESAKGAWLMGNIIPDRIIKHYKIVDFGELKGIRIVRIATHPQVMRRGLGSFALKHIEEEARRGGYDWIGAGFGVTEELLRFWVKNGFIPVHLSPERNPISGEYTVIVIKPLSEKAERIVNVIAREFKEKLLDTLPSPYYDLEPPVALLLLESTPNPDPPINLPLLKKARFLMYAWGDMTVENSMDVLGYLTKHYFKVSKRPELTLFQKLLLISKVLQAKSWRATLDDLQSNMSQVTAELKEIAKIFSAAFLGVNSPEEAEKFYFLRLDDVL, from the coding sequence ATGCCGTTGATCCCGAAAGAACACTTGGACGAAGTGCACGATGAGTTAATAAAGGCTAGGCGTGAACACCACAGACGTTTACTTGTAATACTCAGCGACGACGACTCCCGTCTAGTAACTGCCGCCCTCGACTTCCTCTACGAGTTACGAGACTTTGTAGGTGAGGATCCCATTCTCTACACTTATCACGCTTTCTACTCTGATGGTGGCATGAGACGGGAGTTATTCGCTAGGGGGGTACCGAAGGATCTAAACATAGAATATGTATCTTACCACCAGCTGGATGTAATACTTGGGCGAACGTACTCTCTCTGCATTGCAGACCTGTTAAACAACCTCGAGCCAAACGACCTCGGTCGCTTAATGGGTGTAGTTAGGGGAGGAGGACTATACATTCTTCTCTTACCTTCTCAGCAGAGAATATTTGAGACGATAACGCGATTTCAAAGCAATTTAATCGTCCCAGGTTATACTCCCGATCAGCTCAAGAGATATTTTACACAGCGATTGTTAAAGAAGCTCTACGAGCACAATGGAATAGCGATATATGACGCGGATAATAGATACTTTCTCAGAAAATTCTCTCAAGAAAAAACCTCGGATTACACCTCGCGGGAAATAATCATTCCTGAGAAGACGCGAATTCCCCTTAAAGTATACAAGCTTGCCCTTACACAGGATCAGGTGGAGGTTCTCAAGAGATTCGAGTTTCTCTACGCTAAGAGCCTGAAAAAACAGGTCTTAGTGTTGACGGCTGATAGAGGTAGAGGAAAATCTTCTGTAGTCGGTATAGGATTAGGGTGGCTAGTACACAGGTTACGCAGAGCCAAAGGAAAATGCAAGGTAGTAGTCACCTCGCCCAGTGAGACCAACGTGCAGGAGGTTTTTCGATTCGCAGACCGTGTTCTCAGGCTCTACAATCATCCAGTTGAGCTAACCCATAGCGAAAACAGAATAGTGGGAATTTCTGGGAAAGGAATCGATATCTCATACGTACCACCTCTCGAAGCTTTAAAGAGCCGTGGAGATGTGCTTGTTGTGGATGAAGCAGCGGCAATACCCGTGACAATGTTGTTTAAGTTCCTGGAAAGGTATGATAAAATTGTTTTTTCCACCACGATACACGGGTATGAAGGTGCAGGTCGCGGCTTCTCGGTAAGGTTTCTTACACGTCTTCGCGCACGTAACGATGTGGAGGTTATAGAGTACGAGATGGATGAGCCAATACGTTATGCCAAGCAAGACCCGATTGAGGAATGGATATTTGATACGCTCTTGTTGGACGCTGAACCTGCCCAACTGACAGATGAGGATATTAAGGCCATCAACGAGACGAATCTTCTCTATCAAGTTCCAGACGAGAAAAAGCTGTTCTTAGAAAATGAAGACGAGTTACGACAATTTGTCGGCATATACATAATGGCGCACTACAGGAACAACCCAAACGACCTAGGCATCATGATGGAGGCCCCGCATCACTTTACTCGAATCGTCAAGACCCCCTCTGGAAAGGTGGTAGTTTCTCTCGAGCTGGCTATTGAGGGCCCCCTGGGTCCTGATCTCTCGCGTGAGTCAGCTAAGGGGGCTTGGCTTATGGGAAACATCATACCGGATAGGATAATAAAACATTATAAAATTGTGGACTTTGGAGAGCTGAAGGGTATTCGGATTGTCCGAATAGCCACACATCCGCAAGTAATGAGAAGGGGGCTTGGGAGCTTTGCCCTTAAACATATTGAGGAAGAGGCGCGGAGAGGGGGCTACGACTGGATAGGAGCTGGCTTCGGAGTAACCGAGGAGCTTCTCAGATTCTGGGTTAAGAACGGCTTTATCCCTGTGCATCTAAGTCCCGAGAGGAATCCCATCAGCGGAGAGTACACGGTTATAGTGATCAAACCGTTAAGTGAGAAGGCTGAAAGAATAGTTAACGTTATAGCGAGAGAATTTAAGGAAAAACTATTGGACACACTTCCATCACCGTACTACGACTTGGAACCACCTGTCGCTCTGCTACTGTTGGAATCCACTCCTAACCCCGACCCACCAATCAATTTACCCCTTTTGAAGAAAGCGAGGTTCTTGATGTACGCTTGGGGAGATATGACCGTCGAAAACTCGATGGATGTCTTGGGTTACCTTACAAAACACTACTTTAAGGTCTCAAAGCGCCCTGAATTAACTCTATTTCAAAAACTCCTCCTCATCTCTAAGGTCTTACAGGCGAAGAGTTGGCGTGCGACTCTTGATGATCTCCAGTCAAACATGTCACAGGTCACAGCCGAGTTGAAGGAAATAGCGAAAATATTTTCAGCCGCTTTTCTTGGGGTTAATAGCCCTGAAGAGGCGGAAAAGTTCTACTTTTTACGGCTGGACGACGTTTTGTGA